From a region of the Pochonia chlamydosporia 170 chromosome Unknown PCv3seq00015, whole genome shotgun sequence genome:
- a CDS encoding fungal zn(2)-Cys(6) binuclear cluster domain-containing protein codes for MEVVLREACDNCHRRKTRCISRRHGACANCRDSGQVCTYSPRNQMGRPRQRSGTGHQGRKTPCERSTRTLTPQSITEQERPTISRTVCCGGAADNDTENTILFNMTVGEADNDTEEGLMPLDMSNDVASTSTNVQIDTGDGLDSSSTYTTPSATDAYHETFGLPKGHYSLNGRAYEPVLEPRLMTGSSELPLEQENTRSPTHINELTDERDLLKYRLPITSSDRSDTGRNGADCVSESNTMNVVGLYGQLSQSLFSLQSYREGISDSERMDDTSEGHGACLNALFNRVSCLCDLVTRLPKDMPSGADKVTYYCLLLAVSVVNTVMDIYQTVLDRRKTLWLDNRRSAVPWSSQLRDTGIGGLPQWKRSGTQSRLAMLLDTEAMDFHLEQLQRLFAFIPTAAGTAQAQSRLATLRQQLQKWSEELRNMK; via the exons ATGGAAGTTGTTCTCCGCGAAGCCTGTGATAATTGCCACCGCCGCAAGACTCGTTGTATTTCTCGTCGCCATGGTGCCTGCGCAAACTGCAGAGACAGCGGACAAGTCTGTACCTATAGCCCGCGAAACCAGATGGGCCGCCCTCGTCAACGCAGCGGCACCGGACACCAAGGTCGTAAGACTCCGTGTGAACGATCAACGAGAACTTTGACTCCACAGTCCATTACAGAACAGGAACGTCCAACTATCTCCCGAACAGTTTGCTGCGGCGGGGCTGCAGACAATGATACGGAGAATACAATTTTATTCAACATGACAGTAGGTGAAGCCGACAACGACACTGAAGAGGGTTTGATGCCACTCGACATGAGCAACGATGTGGCGTCGACTTCGACGAATGTTCAAATAGACACGGGAGACGGACTGGATTCTTCGTCGACAT ACACAACTCCTTCTGCCACTGACGCTTACCATGAGACATTTGGGCTCCCGAAAGGACACTACTCCCTGAACGGTCGTGCGTATGAACCGGTTCTTGAGCCAAGATTAATGACAGGTTCGTCAGAGTTGCCTTTGGAACAAGAAAACACACGCAGCCCCACGCATATAAACGAATTGACCGATGAGCGAGACCTTTTGAAATATCGCCTGCCCATAACATCTTCAGATAGGTCTGACACTGGCCGGAATGGTGCAGACTGTGTATCAGAATCCAACACAATGAACGTTGTGGGGCTTTATGGACAACTCTCTCAGTCACTGTTTAGCTTACAGAGCTATCGCGAAGGAATATCCGACAGTGAAAGAATGGATGATACTAGtgaaggacatggagcatgCCTAAATGCGCTATTCAACCGAGTGTCCTGTCTCTGTGATCTGGTCACTCGGCTACCCAAAGACATGCCTTCCGGCGCGGACAAAGTGACATATTATTGTCTCTTACTCGCTGTATCGGTTGTTAATACTGTGATGGACATTTATCAGACCGTACTGGACCGGCGCAAGACGTTATGGCTTGATAATCGCAGATCCGCTGTACCGTGGTCATCGCAGTTACGAGATACCGGTATTGGCGGGCTACCACAATGGAAGCGTTCTGGCACGCAGTCGCGCCTGGCGATGCTCTTAGATACCGAAGCAATGGACTTTCATCTCGAGCAACTACAAAGACTTTTCGCCTTCATTCCAACTGCTGCAGGAACAGCGCAAGCCCAATCAAGGTTGGCAACCCTAAGACAGCAATTGCAGAAATGGAGCGAGGAACTTCGAAATATGAAATGA